A genomic window from Streptomyces mirabilis includes:
- a CDS encoding class I SAM-dependent methyltransferase yields MSNDRKNRTHEHEPVSPGRAEQVAALRPVYRADLAEGLDRFFQPRRDTCPWCGSTRLATRLRTTDLIQHKPGRFVLDRCEGCRHTFQNPRLSEAGLEFYYRDFYDGLGEKQLAMTFASRTKMYVQRAESLVPFAPTPKNWLDVGTGHGHFCEAARTVFPDTSFDGLDFTDGAELAERAGRVDHGHRGSFPELAERLADGYDVVSMFHYLEHSTEPARELQAAHRAVRPGGHLLIEVPDPDSRYARLLGRWWLPWLQPQHLHFVPVENLRARLTDLGFTVVAEQHAEPHDPVDLLAAVWLALDAVAPRDDLPWLPVSPSRLQRILRAMTVIAGIPALLLGRLLDRLVVKRVARPLGLSNAYRLVARRD; encoded by the coding sequence GTGAGCAACGACCGCAAGAACCGCACCCACGAGCACGAGCCCGTGTCCCCGGGCCGAGCCGAGCAGGTCGCCGCGCTGCGCCCGGTCTACCGGGCCGACCTCGCCGAAGGCCTGGACCGCTTCTTCCAACCCCGGCGCGACACCTGCCCATGGTGCGGCTCGACCCGGTTGGCGACGCGGCTGCGCACCACGGACCTGATCCAGCACAAGCCAGGCCGCTTCGTCCTCGACCGCTGCGAGGGATGTCGGCACACCTTCCAGAACCCGCGGCTCAGCGAGGCCGGCCTGGAGTTCTACTACCGCGATTTCTATGACGGACTGGGCGAGAAGCAGCTCGCCATGACCTTCGCAAGCCGGACGAAAATGTACGTGCAGCGTGCCGAGTCCCTGGTCCCCTTCGCCCCCACGCCCAAGAACTGGCTGGACGTCGGCACCGGTCACGGCCACTTCTGTGAGGCGGCCCGCACTGTCTTCCCGGACACGAGCTTCGACGGCCTCGACTTCACCGACGGCGCCGAACTCGCCGAGCGCGCCGGACGCGTGGACCACGGCCACCGGGGCAGCTTTCCCGAGCTGGCTGAGCGACTCGCCGACGGCTACGACGTCGTCAGCATGTTCCACTACCTGGAGCACAGCACGGAACCGGCCCGCGAACTTCAGGCGGCGCACCGGGCCGTCCGACCCGGCGGCCACCTGCTGATCGAGGTCCCGGACCCCGACAGCCGCTATGCCCGCCTTCTCGGCCGCTGGTGGCTGCCCTGGCTGCAGCCGCAGCACCTGCACTTCGTCCCGGTCGAGAACCTGCGTGCTCGTCTCACGGACCTCGGCTTCACGGTGGTCGCGGAGCAGCACGCCGAACCCCACGACCCCGTCGACCTGCTGGCCGCCGTCTGGCTTGCTCTGGACGCGGTCGCACCGCGCGACGACCTGCCCTGGCTGCCGGTCTCGCCGTCCCGCCTTCAGCGCATACTGCGCGCCATGACAGTGATCGCCGGCATCCCGGCCTTGCTCCTGGGCAGGCTGCTGGACCGCCTCGTCGTCAAACGCGTGGCCCGGCCCCTGGGCCTTTCCAACGCCTACCGACTGGTGGCCCGCCGGGACTGA
- a CDS encoding type I-E CRISPR-associated protein Cse2/CasB: MPPGRSPRWGSQPGRGVREGVLSDNAAERRLTAAATAQDLDELVQHPRGLIPLLRQADTGLDHTASIAICETG, from the coding sequence ATGCCTCCTGGCCGAAGCCCTCGGTGGGGCAGCCAGCCCGGACGCGGCGTGCGCGAGGGAGTGCTGTCCGACAACGCTGCTGAGCGCCGTCTGACTGCTGCCGCGACCGCACAGGACCTCGACGAACTCGTGCAGCACCCGCGCGGCCTGATCCCTCTGCTGCGGCAGGCCGACACCGGCCTGGACCACACCGCCTCTATCGCGATCTGCGAGACTGGCTGA
- the casB gene encoding type I-E CRISPR-associated protein Cse2/CasB, whose amino-acid sequence MGRLRPQVARAGAHLAALRSGVGRQAGMVPAVWPFSRTRIGSQLRNTGALTRDLVAEHAALTVFGVHQQGRGTTVHTPGLSPGSACRLLLVRDAGVDRTAIERRLGASLTSLDTGELAQHLRGLVPPLRRAGIGLDYDGLRQALRRWDDRQRPDEQSRIRSRWDRDFPMESTPQRS is encoded by the coding sequence CTGGGCCGTCTCCGACCTCAAGTCGCCAGGGCCGGTGCCCACTTGGCGGCGCTGCGCTCCGGGGTTGGCCGTCAGGCCGGCATGGTGCCCGCCGTGTGGCCGTTCTCCCGCACGCGCATCGGCTCGCAGCTACGTAACACGGGTGCCCTCACGCGCGACCTGGTCGCCGAGCATGCGGCGCTTACTGTCTTCGGCGTGCATCAGCAGGGCCGGGGCACGACGGTGCACACACCTGGTCTCAGTCCCGGGAGCGCCTGCCGCCTTCTGCTGGTCAGGGACGCCGGTGTGGACCGCACCGCCATCGAACGCAGACTCGGCGCCTCGCTCACCTCCCTCGACACGGGGGAACTGGCGCAGCATCTGCGCGGACTGGTGCCGCCGCTGCGCCGGGCAGGTATCGGCCTCGACTACGACGGACTGCGCCAGGCGCTGCGGCGTTGGGACGACCGGCAACGACCGGACGAGCAGTCCCGGATCCGCAGCCGGTGGGACCGCGACTTCCCTATGGAATCAACGCCGCAGCGCAGCTGA
- a CDS encoding DUF2716 domain-containing protein produces the protein MTAEALHRLTSSEYTDIWDRFDATFDFRPSINAFPGITEPSASITWSLDALNDDPGDRKLDRLVDMVQNGLGRCSSPREPLWILDWQHTCYRLRPDLPSTDMFLPRVLEGRSREGWPLSPYPDGDYYIFLADDLRFGTFGHPWEHSLCVYGAELLEAIAEDVHEVLQRVLRRDGLPTV, from the coding sequence ATGACGGCCGAAGCACTACACCGATTGACCAGCTCCGAATACACCGACATCTGGGACCGCTTCGACGCCACATTCGATTTTCGACCCAGCATCAACGCCTTCCCGGGCATCACAGAGCCTTCAGCATCGATCACGTGGAGCCTCGACGCCTTGAACGACGATCCCGGAGATCGGAAGCTCGACCGCTTGGTCGACATGGTGCAGAACGGGCTCGGAAGGTGCAGCAGCCCCAGGGAGCCACTTTGGATTCTGGACTGGCAGCACACCTGCTACCGCCTCCGTCCGGATCTTCCGTCGACCGACATGTTCCTTCCCCGGGTTCTCGAAGGGCGTTCTCGGGAGGGCTGGCCGCTCAGCCCCTACCCGGACGGCGACTACTACATCTTCCTCGCCGACGACCTCCGCTTCGGCACTTTCGGACATCCCTGGGAGCACTCCCTCTGCGTTTACGGTGCCGAGCTCCTGGAGGCGATCGCCGAGGACGTCCACGAGGTGCTCCAGCGTGTCCTCCGCCGTGACGGTCTGCCCACCGTGTGA
- a CDS encoding DUF4265 domain-containing protein encodes MMDQPNVGADTHIRLLAGHNSTGRPVFEVLPARVLGEHSFELSGSPGLVLGCAAGDVLQVADDGTFEVARRGANVCIQAYRGGPFSSEELAGLEAGLTALNGLAEAPTDRRFIVGTVAHEVGFPAIERVMNDWAASVDNTEWWFGNAD; translated from the coding sequence ATGATGGATCAGCCCAACGTCGGTGCTGACACCCACATACGGCTGCTGGCGGGCCACAACAGCACTGGACGGCCTGTCTTCGAGGTGCTTCCTGCCCGAGTGCTGGGAGAGCACTCGTTCGAGCTGAGCGGCAGCCCCGGCCTGGTGCTGGGATGCGCTGCTGGAGACGTGCTGCAGGTCGCCGACGACGGGACGTTCGAGGTGGCCAGGCGCGGGGCTAACGTCTGCATCCAGGCCTACCGCGGAGGCCCCTTCTCATCGGAGGAACTGGCAGGGCTGGAGGCTGGCCTCACCGCGCTGAACGGGCTGGCCGAGGCGCCGACGGACCGACGGTTCATCGTGGGGACGGTTGCCCATGAGGTTGGATTCCCCGCCATCGAGCGAGTCATGAACGACTGGGCCGCCAGCGTGGACAACACCGAGTGGTGGTTCGGCAACGCCGACTGA
- a CDS encoding SMI1/KNR4 family protein, with the protein MVEHPGVAALTQIMSPEHGADEQVDWAFAEATWNVRFPTDYKAFMSVYGGGSINDEAGVLLPVPTEGIQWDPGDMAGETENARYGWEMEGDRAALDVDPAHILAWGITSGPDILCWLTEDSDPDRWPVLVYGRHTSPTFTVHPFGMVEFLRRLVHEDHDGWSSWPISIGGELWNCSPPTFVHWRVGQLRWKAGLDPATGEPDPYADMFPR; encoded by the coding sequence ATGGTGGAACACCCGGGCGTCGCAGCGCTAACGCAGATCATGTCGCCGGAGCACGGTGCCGACGAACAGGTCGACTGGGCGTTCGCTGAAGCCACTTGGAACGTTCGGTTCCCTACTGACTACAAGGCCTTCATGTCTGTCTATGGCGGCGGGTCGATCAACGACGAGGCAGGAGTCCTGCTCCCCGTCCCTACGGAAGGCATCCAATGGGATCCCGGCGACATGGCAGGGGAGACCGAGAACGCCCGCTATGGCTGGGAGATGGAGGGCGACAGGGCTGCTCTCGACGTCGACCCGGCGCACATCCTTGCCTGGGGCATCACGTCTGGACCGGACATCCTCTGCTGGCTGACCGAAGACAGTGACCCGGACCGCTGGCCGGTCTTGGTCTACGGGCGGCACACAAGCCCGACCTTCACGGTCCACCCGTTCGGGATGGTCGAGTTCCTCCGTCGGCTGGTCCACGAGGACCATGACGGGTGGTCGTCCTGGCCGATCAGCATCGGTGGCGAGCTGTGGAACTGCTCGCCACCGACGTTCGTCCACTGGCGGGTGGGGCAACTCCGCTGGAAGGCAGGACTCGACCCGGCTACCGGCGAACCGGACCCCTACGCCGACATGTTTCCGCGCTGA